Proteins co-encoded in one Tursiops truncatus isolate mTurTru1 chromosome 17, mTurTru1.mat.Y, whole genome shotgun sequence genomic window:
- the PENK gene encoding proenkephalin-A — translation MARFLRLCTWLLALGPGLLATVRAECSQDCATCIYRLARPTDLNPLACTLECEGKLPSLKTWETCKELLQLSKLELPPDGNSALGKQEDHRLLAKKYGGFMKRYGGFMKKMDELYPLEPEEEANGGEILGKRYGGFMKKDTEEDDSIANPSDLLKELLGEGNQREGAPHQEGRDDADVSKRYGGFMRGLKRSPQLEDEAKELQKRYGGFMRRVGRPEWWTDYQKRYGGFLKRFADSLPSNEEGESYSKEVPEMEKRYGGFMRF, via the exons ATGGCGCGGTTCCTGAGACTCTGCACTTGGCTGTTGGCGCTCGGCCCCGGGCTCCTGGCGACCGTGCGGGCGGAATGCAGCCAGGACTGCGCGACCTGCATCTACCGCCTGGCGCGCCCGACCGATCTCAACCCGCTG GCTTGCACACTGGAATGTGAGGGGAAACTGCCTTCTCTCAAGACCTGGGAAACCTGCAAGGAGCTTCTGCAGCTGTCCAAGCTGGAGCTCCCTCCAGATGGCAACAGTGCCCTCGGCAAACAGGAGGACCACCGTTTGCTCGCCAAGAAGTACGGGGGCTTCATGAAGAGGTATGGGGGCTTCATGAAGAAGATGGATGAGCTGTACCCCCTGGAGCCGGAGGAAGAGGCAAACGGAGGTGAAATCCTTGGCAAGAGATACGGGGGCTTCATGAAGAAGGATACGGAGGAAGACGACTCCATAGCCAATCCCTCCGACCTGCTGAAAGAGCTGCTGGGAGAGGGGAACCAGCGAGAAGGGGCTCCCcaccaggagggcagggatgaCGCAGACGTGAGCAAGAGATACGGGGGCTTCATGCGAGGCTTAAAGAGAAGCCCCCAGCTGGAAGACGAAGCCAAAGAGCTGCAGAAGCGGTACGGCGGCTTCATGAGAAGAGTGGGTCGCCCGGAGTGGTGGACGGACTACCAGAAAAGGTATGGCGGCTTCCTCAAGCGCTTTGCAGATTCCCTGCCCTCCAACGAAGAAGGTGAAAGTTACTCGAAGGAAGTTCccgaaatggagaaaagatatggAGGATTTATGAGATTTTAA